A single window of Brevundimonas vitisensis DNA harbors:
- a CDS encoding amidohydrolase produces MTTDLSPGSGLRILACAMALAVSACATGAADSEGSETAPARQARALPTGMDAATNLDPYPSTYRGLPRENMAIVGGTVFTGAGQRIENGTVVVTDGKVAAVGDASTPIPSGYRVVNAQGRFVTPGIIDVHSHLGAGPSPGVQGNSDVNEPTNPNTAQVWVEHSVWPQDPGFNAARAGGVTTLHILPGSANLFGGRGVTLRNVPSVTMQGMKFPGAPYTIKMACGENPSRVYGGRNSSPATGMGNMAGYRAGFIAARDYKDKWDRWRETGEGTPPTRNLQNDTLAGVLDGSILVQNHCYRADEMALMIDMSREFGYRITTFHHATEAYKLAPTLAREGICAAMWTGWWGFKMESLDGIEENVALVDAAQGSCAVVHSDDAELIQRLNQEAAAALSAGRRAGLDISEEHAISWITLNAAKAIGIEDQTGSLEVGKRADVVIWSANPFSVYARADQVFIDGGLAFDRFDPAYQPLSDFELGQPGYGQDAAATRQGAR; encoded by the coding sequence ATGACGACCGATCTTTCTCCAGGCTCCGGCCTCAGGATACTCGCCTGCGCCATGGCCCTGGCTGTTTCCGCCTGCGCGACCGGCGCGGCCGACAGCGAAGGCAGCGAGACCGCCCCTGCCCGTCAGGCCCGCGCCCTGCCCACCGGCATGGACGCCGCGACCAATCTGGACCCCTATCCTTCGACGTATCGCGGCCTGCCGCGCGAGAACATGGCGATCGTCGGAGGCACCGTCTTCACAGGCGCAGGCCAGCGGATCGAGAACGGCACCGTCGTGGTGACGGACGGCAAGGTCGCGGCGGTCGGCGACGCCTCCACCCCCATCCCGTCTGGGTATCGCGTCGTGAATGCCCAGGGCCGCTTCGTCACCCCCGGCATCATCGATGTCCACTCCCACCTCGGGGCCGGCCCGTCACCGGGCGTCCAGGGGAACAGCGACGTCAACGAGCCCACCAATCCGAACACGGCCCAGGTCTGGGTCGAACATTCCGTCTGGCCCCAGGACCCCGGCTTCAACGCCGCACGGGCGGGCGGGGTGACGACGCTTCACATCCTGCCCGGCTCGGCCAATCTGTTCGGCGGGCGCGGCGTGACACTGCGCAACGTGCCGTCCGTGACCATGCAGGGCATGAAGTTCCCGGGTGCCCCCTATACGATCAAGATGGCCTGCGGCGAGAACCCGTCGCGGGTGTATGGCGGCCGCAACAGCTCGCCGGCGACCGGCATGGGCAATATGGCAGGCTATCGCGCCGGCTTCATCGCGGCGCGCGACTACAAGGACAAATGGGACCGCTGGCGCGAGACCGGAGAGGGCACGCCCCCGACGCGCAATCTGCAGAACGACACCCTGGCCGGCGTGCTGGACGGTTCGATCCTGGTGCAGAACCACTGCTACCGCGCCGACGAGATGGCGCTGATGATCGATATGTCGCGTGAGTTCGGATACCGGATCACCACCTTCCACCATGCGACCGAGGCCTACAAACTGGCTCCCACCCTGGCGCGCGAAGGCATCTGCGCGGCCATGTGGACCGGCTGGTGGGGCTTCAAGATGGAATCGCTGGACGGGATCGAAGAGAACGTCGCCCTGGTCGATGCGGCCCAGGGATCCTGCGCCGTGGTCCACTCGGATGACGCCGAACTGATCCAGCGCCTGAACCAGGAAGCTGCCGCCGCCCTGTCGGCGGGCCGCCGCGCCGGTCTGGACATCTCCGAAGAGCACGCGATCAGCTGGATCACCCTGAACGCCGCAAAGGCCATCGGCATCGAAGATCAGACCGGCTCGCTGGAAGTCGGCAAGCGCGCCGACGTGGTGATCTGGAGCGCCAATCCCTTCAGCGTCTATGCCCGCGCCGATCAGGTCTTCATCGACGGCGGACTGGCCTTCGACCGCTTCGATCCGGCCTATCAGCCGCTTTCCGACTTTGAACTGGGCCAACCCGGCTATGGCCAGGACGCCGCCGCCACCCGCCAGGGAGCCCGCTGA
- a CDS encoding DUF1223 domain-containing protein, with protein sequence MILPLAALIAGLLAAASAAQTNGIQPGRRAGPPAEPVVVELFTAQGCSGCPDANRVFETLSARPGVIALTYPVDYWDYLGWADTFARPEFTRRQQSYGQALRLRAVSTPQVIIDGRRVASAAREAELTLAVDEEAARRDYPPEIEFRQDGKRVGVGSGTVPAGGADVVAVTYVAGSQVVQVGGGDNRGKAVRQVNVVRRIIRLGDWTGRPALFDLPATTADTESVVILVQSRTDRRILAAAVPD encoded by the coding sequence ATGATCTTACCGCTGGCAGCCCTGATCGCGGGCCTGCTGGCTGCCGCATCGGCGGCCCAGACGAACGGGATCCAGCCTGGTCGGCGCGCTGGGCCGCCTGCTGAACCCGTCGTGGTGGAGTTGTTCACCGCTCAGGGCTGCAGCGGGTGTCCCGATGCCAATCGGGTATTCGAGACCCTGTCCGCCCGGCCGGGCGTGATCGCCCTGACGTATCCGGTCGACTATTGGGACTATCTGGGTTGGGCAGACACCTTTGCCCGGCCCGAGTTTACCCGCCGCCAGCAGTCCTATGGGCAGGCCCTGCGTCTGCGGGCCGTGTCGACGCCCCAGGTCATCATCGACGGACGCCGGGTCGCCTCGGCCGCGCGCGAGGCCGAGCTGACGCTGGCGGTCGATGAGGAGGCCGCCCGCCGCGACTATCCCCCCGAGATCGAGTTTCGGCAGGACGGAAAGCGGGTCGGGGTCGGGTCCGGGACCGTCCCGGCCGGTGGAGCCGATGTGGTCGCAGTCACCTATGTCGCCGGGTCCCAGGTCGTTCAGGTGGGCGGGGGTGACAATCGGGGCAAGGCGGTTCGACAGGTCAATGTCGTGCGCCGCATCATCCGCCTGGGCGACTGGACCGGCCGCCCGGCCTTGTTCGATCTCCCTGCGACCACCGCGGACACCGAATCCGTGGTGATCCTGGTTCAAAGCCGGACCGATCGCCGCATCCTGGCGGCTGCGGTCCCCGACTGA
- a CDS encoding CHAT domain-containing protein, with product MAAVTLGLTLRSDAVATVRDDTPASLRAEAFEAAQWAIASDAADALAKVSARFAAGDDALGQLAEDRERLVGRRDRLERELEGLYGLAGEEGVRRRAESRAEYDSVLERLRALDAQIAVQFPAYAELTRPRALTVEETQALLGPDEALLLVLVNPEATYVWGVSRDRIEWARAAGLGEKAMSEAVGRLRASLTQAAAARGDEPEFDPMIFEGRPVPAYDRATAHRLYAELIQPVEGVFEGKSTLITVVTGALTTLPLAVLMTEPSTGLDTDRDALDGASWLIDRYALASLPSVSSLKALRCHLVVASADRHPGCPPGKIEPTRADAAVPERIQLAAFGAPVLSGQAVRGSRGTEPADRVMGEGRLANVAVLRALPDLPGSRAELAALGRRYPNSLVRTGAEATEDAVRRTDTAALSNARFVVFSTHGLMAGASVAEPGLVLTPPTTASEADDGYLTASEAAQLRLRAEFVVLSACNTAASDGRPGGEGLSGLARAFFYAGARSVLVSHWEVSDLATTALITGTFAGLDTAAPDDSAARAKSLQAAMLAVRSERRWGHPAYWAAFTLVGTPG from the coding sequence ATGGCCGCAGTCACGCTCGGCCTGACGCTGCGGAGCGACGCCGTGGCCACGGTGCGCGACGATACGCCCGCCTCCCTCAGGGCCGAGGCATTCGAAGCCGCGCAATGGGCCATCGCCTCCGACGCCGCCGACGCCCTGGCCAAGGTCTCTGCGCGCTTTGCTGCGGGGGACGATGCGCTTGGCCAACTGGCCGAGGATCGCGAGAGACTGGTCGGCCGCCGCGATCGACTGGAGCGCGAACTGGAGGGTCTTTATGGCCTGGCCGGCGAGGAAGGCGTGCGTCGTCGCGCCGAAAGCCGGGCCGAATACGACAGTGTCCTGGAACGCCTGCGCGCCCTGGACGCCCAGATCGCGGTCCAGTTTCCAGCCTATGCCGAGTTGACGCGCCCCCGCGCCCTGACGGTCGAGGAAACGCAGGCGTTGCTGGGACCGGACGAGGCCCTGCTGCTGGTTCTGGTCAACCCGGAAGCCACCTATGTCTGGGGGGTGTCGAGGGACCGGATCGAGTGGGCTCGGGCGGCAGGCCTCGGCGAAAAGGCGATGTCGGAGGCGGTTGGGCGCCTGCGGGCCTCGCTGACCCAGGCGGCCGCGGCGCGTGGTGACGAGCCCGAGTTCGACCCCATGATCTTCGAGGGGCGCCCGGTGCCTGCCTATGATCGCGCCACCGCCCACCGTCTCTACGCCGAGCTGATCCAGCCGGTGGAGGGTGTGTTCGAGGGCAAGTCGACGCTGATCACCGTGGTCACGGGCGCGCTGACGACCCTGCCCCTGGCGGTGCTGATGACCGAGCCGTCCACTGGCCTGGATACCGACCGGGACGCGCTGGACGGGGCGTCCTGGCTGATCGACCGCTATGCCCTGGCCAGCCTGCCGTCGGTGTCGAGCCTGAAGGCCCTGCGCTGCCATCTGGTCGTCGCCTCCGCCGACCGTCACCCCGGCTGCCCACCGGGCAAGATCGAACCGACCAGAGCCGACGCCGCAGTGCCCGAGCGGATCCAGCTGGCCGCATTCGGCGCGCCGGTGCTGTCAGGTCAGGCCGTGCGCGGCTCGCGCGGGACCGAGCCTGCTGACAGGGTCATGGGCGAGGGACGGCTGGCCAATGTGGCCGTGCTGCGCGCCCTGCCGGACCTGCCGGGATCGCGGGCCGAGCTGGCGGCTCTTGGCAGGCGCTATCCGAACAGCCTGGTTCGTACCGGGGCCGAGGCGACCGAGGATGCCGTTCGGCGGACGGATACCGCCGCCCTGTCGAATGCGCGCTTCGTGGTCTTCTCCACCCATGGACTGATGGCCGGAGCCTCTGTGGCGGAGCCGGGCCTGGTCCTGACGCCTCCGACCACGGCGTCTGAGGCGGACGACGGCTATCTGACGGCGTCCGAGGCGGCGCAACTGCGGCTGAGGGCCGAGTTTGTGGTGCTGTCGGCCTGTAATACGGCAGCGTCAGACGGGCGGCCGGGCGGCGAGGGGCTGTCGGGTCTGGCCCGCGCCTTTTTCTATGCCGGGGCCCGTTCGGTGCTGGTCTCGCACTGGGAGGTCTCCGACCTGGCCACCACGGCGCTGATCACCGGCACCTTTGCGGGACTGGACACGGCGGCACCCGATGATTCGGCAGCACGGGCCAAGAGCCTCCAAGCGGCCATGCTGGCCGTTCGCTCAGAAAGGCGTTGGGGGCACCCGGCCTATTGGGCGGCCTTCACCCTGGTCGGGACCCCGGGCTGA
- a CDS encoding GNAT family N-acetyltransferase, which produces MTAFTDDTGAQRFHQTEPDSQGTERPVWADYAVQGGTRIILHVEADEALRGTGAAGRFMQALADHARAEGLKLVPRCSYAVAWHRRNTAYNDVLA; this is translated from the coding sequence ATGACGGCCTTCACCGACGACACCGGGGCACAGCGCTTTCACCAGACCGAGCCGGATTCACAGGGCACCGAACGCCCCGTCTGGGCTGACTATGCGGTTCAGGGCGGCACGCGCATCATCTTGCATGTCGAGGCGGACGAGGCCCTGCGCGGCACCGGCGCGGCGGGCCGCTTCATGCAGGCCCTGGCTGACCACGCGCGAGCCGAAGGCCTGAAACTGGTCCCGCGATGCAGTTATGCCGTCGCCTGGCACCGCCGAAACACGGCCTATAACGACGTGCTGGCCTGA